ACCAGGCGCAGATCCGTTGCCTGGCCCTGGATGCTGATCTTGCCGATGCCGTGCTCGACGTGCAGCCCGTCCTCGGCGAGCCGGTCGATCACCAACTTGATCTCAGATCGGCGCTGATAGGTGCGGAACTTGAGCGAGTTGTAGAGCTCGTATCCGCTCGGCGCCCGATGCAGCTCGGCCGAGGTCTCAGCCCGCAGCTCGCCCTGCCAGGTGCGCACCTTGACGACGCCCGAAGCGGATGAGCCGTGCCGGATCTTGACATACGCTTCGTCCCAGCCGGTTTCGCGCCGGCTGGCCACGAGGCTCTCGAAATCGACGACGCCGGATACCGCCTCCGGGACACTGATTCCGCGCTCGCTGAGCAGGGCGTGGCATCGAGACTTGTCGAAGGCGATCGCCGTCTCGTCCGCGCTCGCAAGCGCCTGCGCGCCGTCGGCCTCGATCGAAGCGTGCAGCGCTTCCAGGGCCTTGACGAAGCCCTCGTACCACGCGCGCGTTCCCTCGACGCGATACATGTCGATCGGCCTCGACTCACCGCGCAGTAGCCGCGTGACCTCGGCGTCCTCGCCGGGCGAATCGATGCGCACAAGCTCGCCCTGGTGGAACGCGGCGGAGCCGCCGAGCACGTCGAGCCACGGAACGACGCGCGGCGCGGCCATGCCCAAGGAGGCAGCCGCCTCATTGAACAGGCCGACGCGCCGGTTGTCCGGATTGCCGACGACAGCCAGTCGCAGGGGGCTCACTCGCCCACCGCGAGGTGGTGGGGCAGGTCGTGCTGCAGGACTTCGATCACAGCTGGCTTCCCTCGGCCTATTCGCTGACTGCGATGTAGCGCATCGGCGGCTCGTCGTCGTCCCACTCCTCGGGCTCTTCCTGCTCGCTCAGGTCGAGGTCGACACCGGGCAGCGCCGCGCGCAGCCGCTGCATCATCGCGTCGGACATGAAGTGGTGGTGCAGGTCGAGTTTCGCCAGGTGGGTCAACGGCTGACCGGCCAGCAGCGAGGCGGCGCCCTCGTCGCCGAGCGTCCCCAGGGACAGGTCGAGCGTCTCGAGCATCGCGTCGAGGTCCGCGTCCCAGTCGACGTGGAAGGCACGCAGGCGCTGCTCCGAGGCGTCGGCGCTCAGCCGCCAAGCCACGCCGTCCGGCTCGACCGGAGTCGCCGATCCCTTGCCCCGCACCGGAAAATCAAGCACCGGCAGTCCGGCGAACTCCTTGAGGTGACTGCCGAAACCCATTCGCCGCACGCTCCTTGCCTTGGTGTGTGTTCGCCTACCCGTGAACCACGAACGCTTGTTTCTATCACTCGCCTCCGACAGGCACTGTCGGAGCACCCATCAGCGCAGGGCGGAAGGAGACGCATCACCATGCGGGTGGAACGCCCGCATGTCACAGTGGAGGTGATCACCGAGGAGGCCGGATGTCCGACTGGTCCGCCTGGTCGCTGGCGTACGAGGGGTTCGATCCCGCGCAGGAGAAGCTGCGCGAGACGCTGTGCACAGTCGGCAACGGCTACTTCGCCACGCGCGGA
This genomic window from Actinospica robiniae DSM 44927 contains:
- a CDS encoding STM4014 family protein, coding for MSPLRLAVVGNPDNRRVGLFNEAAASLGMAAPRVVPWLDVLGGSAAFHQGELVRIDSPGEDAEVTRLLRGESRPIDMYRVEGTRAWYEGFVKALEALHASIEADGAQALASADETAIAFDKSRCHALLSERGISVPEAVSGVVDFESLVASRRETGWDEAYVKIRHGSSASGVVKVRTWQGELRAETSAELHRAPSGYELYNSLKFRTYQRRSEIKLVIDRLAEDGLHVEHGIGKISIQGQATDLRLVTVGGRVTHAVGRSSDLPITNLHLGGKRREAAEYREVIGEERWAQVIETAERTAACFPQSHCLGIDILSDQERDYVAEVNAYGDLLPRLLGLPGTLGEAVDTYTAQLKSLQAQYG